TTGGCCACTTCGGCGACAAGCTGGGCCGTAAAAAAATGCTCATCCTGACCCTGGAAATCATGGGTATCGCCACTGTCTGCATCGGCCTTATCCCCACCTACCACACCATTGGCATCTGGGCACCTATCCTGCTGATCGTCTGCCGTCTTGCCCAGGGCATTGGCCTTGGCGGCGAGTGGGGCGGCGCTGTGCTCATGTCTTATGAATCCGCACCGGCAGACAAGCGCGCCTTTTACGCCAGCCTGCCGCAGATCGGCATGTCGCTTGGTCTGCTGCTTGCCTCGGGCATCGTGGGCTTCTTCTCTGTTGTTCTTACTGACGAAGCTTTCCTTAACTGGGGCTGGCGCGTTGCCTTCCTGCTTTCTGCCGTGCTGCTTGCCGTTGGCGGCTACATGCGCAGCACCGTGCAGGAAACCAAGGACTTTTCTGAAGCCAAGGAGAAGATGCCTGAAGCCAAGTATCCCCTGCTGGACGCCTTCAAGCGTTATCCCAAGATGATGCTGGCCTGCATGGGCGCACGCTTTATCGACGGCGTGTCCTTCAACGTCTTTGGCGTGTATTCGCTCACCTATCTTACGCAGCAGCACGGCATTGGCCGCTCAGCAGCCCTGACCGCCGTGATGATTTCTTCTCTCGTCATGTCCTGCTTTATCCCCTTCTGGGGTCATATGGCCGACAAGCACGGCAAAGCCAAAATTTACGGCGTATGCGCTGTGCTGCTCGGTATCTCCAGCTTC
Above is a window of Desulfovibrio desulfuricans DSM 642 DNA encoding:
- a CDS encoding MFS transporter yields the protein MHSEQMTHDQKKNLRRVVASSIIGAVIEWYDFFLYGVVAGLFFNKLYFPDFDARIGTMLAFATFAVGFVARPLGGVIFGHFGDKLGRKKMLILTLEIMGIATVCIGLIPTYHTIGIWAPILLIVCRLAQGIGLGGEWGGAVLMSYESAPADKRAFYASLPQIGMSLGLLLASGIVGFFSVVLTDEAFLNWGWRVAFLLSAVLLAVGGYMRSTVQETKDFSEAKEKMPEAKYPLLDAFKRYPKMMLACMGARFIDGVSFNVFGVYSLTYLTQQHGIGRSAALTAVMISSLVMSCFIPFWGHMADKHGKAKIYGVCAVLLGISSFPAFWVLHNFSGNYLCVVLALALPFGILHAAVFGTMSSVFSESFDASVRYSGISFVYQFTAIFASGMTPMVAAMLTGMADGAPWYLCGYLAGIGVLSALSTLWLSRMARARRNAQASNTVTQTPKTAMVEATSAEGF